In the genome of Pogona vitticeps strain Pit_001003342236 chromosome 13, PviZW2.1, whole genome shotgun sequence, the window acgtGCTGGCCAACCGCTGCGAAGAAGTTTACCCCGTTCACGAGGGATTGCAACAGTTGGATCCGAGGAAGCTTCCCCGGAAAACCTGGCAACGGCGGCGTCAAACGTCAcgtttgttattgctgctgctgatgttgcTGTTGCTGCGCGGTTTCTGGCgcctgtgcgtgtgtgtggctGAGCgaatgtgcgtgtgtgtgtctatatgtgtgtgtgtgtgtcatcccAGCCTTTTCACGGTCGGGGGAGCCACTCTGGCCACCGCTGCGCCAGAAATGTGGGTTAATCCCCGTGTACCAATGCGCCAGTGGACTGCCTACTTTCTGCCTCTTTCTCCGCGTGCGGTGCGCATCGGCGGCCCGAAGGGTTTCCAAGGCCCGGCGCGGGAGAGAGGGGGCAGGTCCCCGCGGAGCCCCGGGGAGCGCCCGAGGGGGGCTGGCCGGCTGGCGGGTGCTGGCGGAGGGCGAGCCGggatgggggggggcgggcgCAGGGCAGAACTGCGTGCctaggcggcggcggcggcggcggcggcggggactcACCTGGACATGCGCTCCCGCTGAGGTCGATGCGCTTTCTCCAAGCCCAGTTTGGTGCAGATGCCCACCATCACCATGACGGCGACCACCCCGCAAATGATGTAGACGATGAGGTTGGTCTTGTCGCGGGTGGGGTCGTGGGAGGGGTCGACGGGGCGGTTGGGGGTCTTGCGCCCGTTCAGCCAGGGGGGCTTGATGTAGTTGGTGCACACGTCCTGATCCAGGCGGCCCTTGACGTACTTGCAGCAGAAGCGGAACCCGCAGGTCCCGCAGCAGAAAGGGTACTCCCGCACGCTGCAGTTGAAGGACGGGTCCCACTGGCCCATCACGTCGAAGTAGCCCCGGCACTCCTCCGGGGTCGGCGGCGCCTCCGAGGCTTCCACCTGCGCCGGGGGCggcggctgttgctgctgctgctgctccccgaGACGGCTCTGGTTGCCCCCGGAGAGCATCACGATGCTGCCCAAGTGTTGCCCGGATCGCTCCTGCGCTCGGCACCAGAGGCTCAGCAGGTCCGCCGCCAAGTAGCCCAAAAACAAGCCGAGGAAGCCCTTCATCCTTTTCGGCGCCAGCCCGCCAGAGCCGAAgctgcctccgccgccgccgccgccgcaatAATTCCGGCCCTTCGACGTTGCTGCGACGCGCCCAGAGCTGCTCCTGAAAGGGGGCTCGCCGGGCAGAGGCGGGAAAGCCGCGGGCGCCGctcccctcgccgccgccgccgcccgcctgcccgcccgcctgcctccgGAGCCGGCTCTGCCTCGCCGCAGGACCGCGGACAGCTCCGGGCGGCCGCGCAGCAGCCTTCCGGGGCCGCCTCTGCCGAGCATGCGGAGCTCAGGGGGCGGGAAGGGAGGCGCGCGCGGCCCCCCCCACACAcggccccaccccccacccctctttccccacccccacccccgccaaaacggggtgaggaggaggaggaggaggaggagggacgcgGTGCGGGCGCGCGCGCGTGGCACTTGTGGAGCGCCGGGGCGCCCGAGAGCTTGGAGACCCGAAAAAGGGGGGAGCGCGCGAGGAAGGAAggcgcgaaggggtggggggtggggggtgggggtgggggctgcccAAGCAGAACGGGACCCTGAGGCGTGCGTGAggagaaaccggggggggggagggcgcgcGGAGGCCCTGCCTCGGTGAGGAACGCAAGAGAGGCGGAGAGAGCGCGGGTTCAACTCGTGGCGCTTCCcagcctctctttctcccctcaaaGCCCCGCTCCTGATGCCGAGAGCTCGCCAAGTACTTCTTCGGCGGAGAAACTCTTGCTGGGAGTTCgcgtctccttccctcctccctcagcagccggcgggggggggggcgagaaaaAGGCGGAGCTTCTCTAGAGAGGAGAAGGGCGCGCGAGTCCGAAGTCTGTCAGGAGACTGgtgtgtcgtcccccccccccacccgggggTGGAAGGGCGCGCCTGGCCCTTCTCCCCGACACACCCACGAAAGGACCaagggttcttcccccccccgtgTGCCGTGGGGGGCGGAGGGACCCTTAAGGGAGGGCCGCCTCGGCCCTCTCCTCAGGTGGCCTCTCCCGCCCCACTCTTGGTGCGTCTTTTGGAGCGAAAACCTCACCCCCCTCGACCCCCCCTTCGTTCTTCTCTCGCCCAGGAGTCCGCCTGCTGAGACTTTTGCTGCATACCCGAAACACCCTCCTCGTGAGGAAGTTCTTGCTCTCCTGGAAGCCTGAGACATCCGCCTTATTGCTGCAAGAGTGGGGGGGCAGCGATAGATATTGTAGAGCAGAGCCCATTAGCATGCCATAAGCCTACAATTCAAATAATGCGGGCACCCAGGCGAAggattataactttgaaactggacctcaggTCGCCGCCAGATgaggcacagatgtagcagacagcctGCTCTTGCTCTGCGCCAGATTTGGGGACGTTTGGGCAACTGGTTTTCgagttatgtgttttttttttaaagtaaagcgATTTAACACGCCCCCCCAATGGAGACAGCAATgaccttttctgtctgcagatttaaaaggGATGAAATACAGTGAAAAGACCAAAtgtgcttatcttgaaagagaatagttaGTCCcagcagtttttttatttttaatttggaagaaatctaggctgggggagggggaggacataATACTGACTTTGAAACAAGCACTTTCTTGCTTTCTTATAAACTGGCCATTGCCAGGAAGATTCTACACATAAATATTGTTGCAAActttggggggaaagggagacCTGAATTTTTGCCCCTGCTAATTAGGACCAAAGTAAATGACTCTCAGGGGTagatctttttaatttctatatctggtgtaaaaaatattttaaaagatatttaaaaatagagaata includes:
- the SHISA9 gene encoding protein shisa-9 produces the protein MLGRGGPGRLLRGRPELSAVLRRGRAGSGGRRAGRRAAAAARGAAPAAFPPLPGEPPFRSSSGRVAATSKGRNYCGGGGGGGSFGSGGLAPKRMKGFLGLFLGYLAADLLSLWCRAQERSGQHLGSIVMLSGGNQSRLGEQQQQQQPPPPAQVEASEAPPTPEECRGYFDVMGQWDPSFNCSVREYPFCCGTCGFRFCCKYVKGRLDQDVCTNYIKPPWLNGRKTPNRPVDPSHDPTRDKTNLIVYIICGVVAVMVMVGICTKLGLEKAHRPQRERMSRALADVMRPEAPCTTDHMDRDLNIVVHVQHYENMETRPPPNNLHATQMNNAVPASPLLPQLTHPHSYPSMGQITNPYEQQPPGKELNKYASLKAVADKGSDDFYSKRRHLTDLATKGNLPLHPVRVEDNRPYILEGGTMKQNGHKSKATKPHMHPLAYKTWDPSDQSLRRQAYATKGRNLVGDPTLSDPLTTQSQHYLPTQPYFITNSQTEVTV